From Mycobacteriales bacterium:
CTGCATCGCCTTGCGCATCGCGCGGCGGAAGCTCACCCGGCTCGACAGCTGCTCGGCCACGCCCTGCGCGACGAGCTGCGCGTCGATCTCGGGGTTCTTCACCTCGAGGATGTTGAGGTTCACGTGCTTGTTCGTGAGCTTCTCGAGGTCGCCTCGGATCCGGTCGGCCTCCGCGCCGCGACGGCCGATGACGATGCCCGGCCGGGCGGTGTGGATGTCGACGTTGACCCGGTCACGGGTGCGCTCGATCTCGACCCGGCTGATCCCGGCACGCTCCATGCCCTTGGTGAGCAGGCGACGGATCGCGACGTCCTCCGCGACGTAGTCGCGGTAGAGCTTGTCGGCGTACCAGCGGCTCTTGTGGCGGGTGGTGATGCCCAGCCGGAAGCCGTTGGGGTTGACCTTCTGACCCATCAGCGTGCCTTCCTGTGGGGACCGCCCGGAAGGGCCGCCTCCGAGTCGTGCGGTGCGACGACGATCGTGATGTGCGAGGTGCGCTTGCGGATCCGGTAGGCCCGGCCTTGCGCCCGCGGGCGGAACCGCTTCAGCGTCGGGCCCTCGTCGACGTAGGCCTCGATGACCACCAGGTCGTCGGGGTCGAGCCGCAGGTTGCGAACGTGGGCGAGGTGCTCGGCGTTGGCGATGGCGGAGTTCAGGACCTTGCCGACCGGCTCGGCCGCGGCGTGCGGGTCGAAGCGGACGAGCGCCTGCGCCTCGGCGGCGGGCAGGCCGCGCACCAGGTCGATCACGCGACGCGTCTTCGACGGCGCCATCGACACGTGCTTGGCGGTCGCCTTGCCGATGACCTCGTCGTTGAGGACGTCAGCCACGACGGGACCTCCGCTCGTCCTTCACGTGACCGCGGAACGTGCGCGTCGGGGCGAACTCG
This genomic window contains:
- the rplV gene encoding 50S ribosomal protein L22 — encoded protein: MADVLNDEVIGKATAKHVSMAPSKTRRVIDLVRGLPAAEAQALVRFDPHAAAEPVGKVLNSAIANAEHLAHVRNLRLDPDDLVVIEAYVDEGPTLKRFRPRAQGRAYRIRKRTSHITIVVAPHDSEAALPGGPHRKAR